A region of Geobacillus sp. 46C-IIa DNA encodes the following proteins:
- the spoIIID gene encoding sporulation transcriptional regulator SpoIIID — MHDYIKERTIKIGKYIVETRKTVRVIAKEFGVSKSTVHKDLTERLPEINPELAQEVKQILDYHKSIRHLRGGEATKKKYKKQAVKNN; from the coding sequence GTGCACGATTACATCAAAGAGCGTACGATCAAGATTGGCAAGTATATCGTGGAGACGAGGAAAACCGTTCGCGTCATCGCGAAAGAGTTTGGCGTATCGAAAAGCACCGTGCATAAAGACTTGACCGAGCGGCTGCCGGAAATCAATCCGGAGCTGGCCCAAGAAGTAAAACAAATTCTCGATTACCATAAATCGATCCGCCATTTGCGCGGCGGCGAAGCGACGAAGAAAAAGTACAAAAAACAAGCGGTGAAAAACAACTAA